The DNA window TGGCAGGTCCAGCACCGCGCCGAGCTGCCCGAGGAGCAGGAAGACCAGCAGCGCCGTCCAGGAGAGCACCACCGACCGGCGGGGCAGCAGGCCGAAGAGCGCGGTCACCCCCCCGGCCACAACGAGCAGGGCCGGCAGCCGCAGCAGCGCGGCGCCGCCCAGCGCGATGGCCTCGCCGAACGGGTCGCCGGTGACCAGGCCGTAGCCGAGCCCGGTGGTCAGGCCGGCGAGCAGCAGCAGGGCGAGCGCGCCGAGCGCCGCGGCGAGGACCTGGGTGCCGAGCCATCGGGTCCGGCTCACGGCGGTGACGAGGGCGGCCTCCAGCACCCCGTCGGCTTCGTCGCCGCGTACCCGGAGCAGGGCCTGCACCACGTACGCCCCGATGGTCAGGGCGAAGAGCCCGAGCATCGCGGCCAGGTACGCGTCGACCAGGTCGGCTCCGCCGCCCATCGCGTTGATCGCCTCGGCGGCGGCCGGATTCTGCTCGATCATGGCGTTGAACTCGTCGGCGGCGACGCCCATCGAAACGCCGAGCACGGCGATCCCGACCGCCCAGCCGAGCAGCGTGCCGCGCTGCATCCGCCAGGCCAGCCCAGCCGGGCTGAGCAGCCACGCCGCACCGGTCGCGGGCTTGCGCCGGGGTGCGACCAGCCCGGCGCCCTGGTCCCGCCGCTCCGCAAGGGCGGACGCCAGCGCCACCCCGGCGAGCAGCAGTGCGACGGGCAGGGCGAGCACCCACCAACGTTCCCCGCCGAAGGCCCGCACCTGGTTGCCCCAGCCGAGCGGGGAGAGCCAGGAGGGCCAGGCGCTCTCCACCCGGGTGCCGTCGACGCTGGTGTCGCCGAGCACGTCGCCGGCGGCGCGCAGCACGAAGGAGAGCCCGACGACGGCGGCGGCGAGCGCGTTGGCGCCCCGGGAGGTGACGGAGACCTGCGCGGTGACCGCGGTGACGCCGGTGAAGGCCACCCCGACGCCGCCGACCGCGCCGGCTGCCGCGACGGAGCCGGCCAGTGGCAGGCCCGCGCCGGCCAGTGCGACGGCGAGCAGCGCCGCGGCCGCCACGTTCGCCGCGACCACGACCAGCAGCGCGGCGGTGAGCGGCGCGTACCGGCCGACCACGGAGGCGCCGAGCAGCTCGGCGCGGCCGGTCTCCTCGTTCTGCCGGGTGTGCCGGGTCACCGCGAAGGTGCTCAGCAGCGCGACGATCAGGGCCAGCGTCACGTACGTCTCGGCGACCACCACGGCACCGACGTCGGGGCCGGCGATGGGGCCGTTGAAGGCCCGGGCGACCAGGCTGGACGCTGACGTGGTCGCGTAGCCCTGACGGGCCGCCTCGTCGGGATAGATGCCGGCGACGCTCCCGGCGAGGGCATAGCCGAGCAGGGGCGTGCCGAGCACCCAGATCGCCAGGCGGATCCGGTCGCGGCGCAGCACGAGCCGGGCCAGCCGGCGGGTGCCGGTGAAGGCGGTCACCGGGCACCGGCCCGCTGGGCCTCCGCCGACCCGGAGTCGTCGGCGGTGACGCGCTCGTCGCCGTAGTGCCGCAGGAACAGCTGCTCCAGGGTGGGCGGGGTGCTCGTCAGCGCGCGGACGCCGAAGCGGATGAGCTGGCCGAGCAGCTCGTCGAGGTGCGCCGGCTCGACCTCCAGGTGGGTACGCCCGTCGACCTCGCGCACGTCGTGCACGCCCGGCAGCGCGTCCAGGCCGGTCACCGGGCGGGCCGTCTCGACGGTCACCGCCGTGCGGGTGAGGTGGCGCAGCTCGGCGAGGCTGCCGGACTCGACGGTGCGACCCTCGCGGATGATGCTGACCCGGTCGCAGAGCGCCTCGACCTCGGCGAGCACGTGGCTGGAGAGCAGCACGGTGGCGCCGGCCTGCTTGATTCGCCGCACCTCGTCCTGGAACACCGCCTCCATGAGGGGGTCGAGGCCGGAGGTCGGCTCGTCGAGCACGTACAGCTCCACGTTGGAGGAGAAGGCGGCG is part of the Micromonospora cremea genome and encodes:
- a CDS encoding ABC transporter permease — its product is MTAFTGTRRLARLVLRRDRIRLAIWVLGTPLLGYALAGSVAGIYPDEAARQGYATTSASSLVARAFNGPIAGPDVGAVVVAETYVTLALIVALLSTFAVTRHTRQNEETGRAELLGASVVGRYAPLTAALLVVVAANVAAAALLAVALAGAGLPLAGSVAAAGAVGGVGVAFTGVTAVTAQVSVTSRGANALAAAVVGLSFVLRAAGDVLGDTSVDGTRVESAWPSWLSPLGWGNQVRAFGGERWWVLALPVALLLAGVALASALAERRDQGAGLVAPRRKPATGAAWLLSPAGLAWRMQRGTLLGWAVGIAVLGVSMGVAADEFNAMIEQNPAAAEAINAMGGGADLVDAYLAAMLGLFALTIGAYVVQALLRVRGDEADGVLEAALVTAVSRTRWLGTQVLAAALGALALLLLAGLTTGLGYGLVTGDPFGEAIALGGAALLRLPALLVVAGGVTALFGLLPRRSVVLSWTALLVFLLLGQLGAVLDLPQAALNVSPYTHVPSVPAVDPAVLPLVVLAGVAAALLAVGVAGFRHRDVPS
- a CDS encoding ABC transporter ATP-binding protein, with the translated sequence MPVISIDNLVKTFGGIRALDGLDLRVEAGEVHGFLGPNGSGKSTTIRILLGLLRRDSGEARVLGADPWRDAVRLHRRLAYVPGDVNLWPNLSGGEAIDLLGELRGGLDRRRRDELLQRFDLDPTRGCRTYSKGNRQKVAIVAAFSSNVELYVLDEPTSGLDPLMEAVFQDEVRRIKQAGATVLLSSHVLAEVEALCDRVSIIREGRTVESGSLAELRHLTRTAVTVETARPVTGLDALPGVHDVREVDGRTHLEVEPAHLDELLGQLIRFGVRALTSTPPTLEQLFLRHYGDERVTADDSGSAEAQRAGAR